A DNA window from Salvelinus namaycush isolate Seneca chromosome 30, SaNama_1.0, whole genome shotgun sequence contains the following coding sequences:
- the LOC120025262 gene encoding autophagy-related protein 13-like isoform X1, translating to MMDSDLSPQDKKDLDKFIKFFALKTVQVIVQARLGEKVCTRSLSSPTGSDWFNLAIKDIPEVTHESKKALAGQLPGIGRSMCVEISLKTSEGDSMELETWCLEMNEKCDKDIKVSYTVYNRMSLLLKSLLAITRVTPAYKLSRKQGHDYVILYRIYFGEVQLTGLGEGFQTVRVGVVGTPIGTITLSCAYRTNLAFMSTRQFERTAPIMGIIIDHFVERPFGNMGHMHPCNYRAPGEDEGAYNGVEDSQEVCTTSFSTSPPSQLYCSRLSYQSPVLVGAADFCHPSTLNAANPHQMGVPGKEGGVPQKVPVQPCHGAQAEHRRVSSCPPSDHVPATPSSSGEDAETSSRSVEVKSGSPCGVLETTFTRKVGAFVNKPGTQVTTASLDLPFAAFAPRAYDLEENDPMVQPPGSSATSSPLQGSLHSQGSGESGGPAQDDFVMVDFKPAFSKDDLLPMDLGTFYREFQNPPQLTSLTIDVSSQSMAEDLDSLPEKLAVYEKNIDEFDAFVDTLQ from the exons ATGATGGACAGTGATCTAAGTCCTCAGGATAAAAAAGACTTGGACAAGTTCATAAAGTTTTTCGCTTTGAAG ACAGTACAGGTGATAGTCCAAGCTCGACTTGGGGAAAAAGTATGCACACGCTCCTTGTCTTCACCTACTGGCTCTGATTGG TTCAACCTGGCAATTAAAGATATCCCAGAAGTTACACATGAGTCAAAGAAAGCTCTGGCCGGGCAGCTTCCTGGCATCGGACGGTCCATGTGTGTTGAGATCTCCCTCAAAACCTCAGAG GGAGACTCGATGGAATTGGAGACATGGTGTCTCGAAATGAACGAGAA GTGTGACAAAGATATTAAGGTGTCCTACACTGTCTATAACCGCATGTCATTACTGCTCAAGTCACTACTGGCTATCACAAGGGTAACCCCAGCCTACAAACTCTCACGAAAGCAAGGGCATGACTATGTCATACTGTACAG GATATATTTTGGAGAGGTTCAACTTACAGGATTGGGAGAAG GGTTCCAGACAGTGCGTGTAGGAGTTGTGGGAACTCCTATTGGAACCATCACCTTATCTTGTGCTTACAGGACAAACCTGGCCTTCATGTCCACCAG GCAGTTTGAGAGGACGGCTCCGATTATGGGCATAATCATTGACCACTTCGTTGAGCGCCCCTTTGGCAACATGGGACACATGCATCCATGTAACTACAG AGCACCCGGGGAAGATGAAGGAGCATACAATGGGGTGGAGGATTCTCAGGAAGTGTGCACCACGTCCTTCTCCACTTCTCCACCCTCACAA ctctacTGCTCTCGTCTTTCTTATCAGTCTCCTGTGCTTGTTGGAGCTGCTGACTTCTGCCACCCCTCCACCTTAAACGCTGCCAACCCACACCAG ATGGGAGTTCCAGGGAAGGAGGGGGGCGTACCCCAGAAGGTGCCTGTGCAGCCTTGTCATGGAGCCCAGGCAGAGCATCGACGAGTGTCCTCATGCCCCCCTTCTGATCATGTTCCCGCCACGCCCTCCAGCAG TGGTGAGGACGCAGAGACCTCGTCGAGGAGCGTTGAGGTGAAGAGTGGCTCTCCCTGTGGTGTACTGGAGACCACCTTCACCAGGAAAGTGGGTGCCTTTGTCAACAAGCCAGGCACACAG GTAACCACAGCAAGCCTGGACTTACCATTTGCAGCGTTTGCTCCCAGAGCCTATGACCTCGAGGAAAATGACCCTATG GTTCAGCCGCCGGGGTCCTCAGCCACGTCCTCTCCCCTGCAGGGCAGTTTGCACTCCCAAGGCTCTGGTGAGAGTGGAGGCCCGGCACAGGACGACTTTGTTATGGTGGACTTT AAGCCTGCGTTCTCCAAGGATGACCTCCTTCCCATGGACCTTGGCACATTCTACAGAGAGTTCCAGAACCCCCCACAGCTCACCAGCCTCACTATTGATGTCAGTTCTCAGTCCATGGCAGAGGACCTG GACTCTCTTCCTGAAAAACTGGCAGTATACGAGAAGAACATTGATGAATTTGATGCATTTGTGGACACATTGCAGTAG
- the LOC120025080 gene encoding PHD finger protein 21A-like, with translation MMELQTLQEALKAEIQVHQKLVSQMKQDPQNADLKKQLHERQAKITALSEKQKKVVEQLRKELLVKQDHPEVQAHQQPQHPVQPDGKASALPNLHTPPSLPSPDKLSTPQNTMTITPVIATKTLPLVLKAATATMPASAVTPRPSVAKVTAISNTPKASIGHPDSLSAPINLQTSSKLTHQGMEPVRIVSKNTIVVQATAQPIKVPQFIPPPRLTPRPTFLTQVRPKPATPTPTSTVPIAPAPPPPMLAAPQLLQRPVMLTTKLTSTSLASTTGPIHQVRIVNGQPCASITKTLPSAQLTGIVITSPATIMATLATHQTLQIRSLSPDTKTVKARGVTEPKTSVSAPSSPSHTARSTPPPLLRNKREDNPQKRAFMVSLGLVTYDHLEEIQSRRQERKRRTTANPVYSGAVFEPERKKNGVTYLNTPLHQGTRKRGRPPKYSSVPELGLHTPTSPTSSHSASPAHHRPERGGSHFPVHPHTLPLPRPSSGDGDIHEDFCTVCRRSGQLLMCDTCARVYHLDCLAPPLKTIPRGMWICPKCHDQILMKDEAIPWPGTLAIVHSYIAYKAAKEEEKQKLVKWSLELKQDREQLEQRVKQLSQSITKCMENKNTILARQRDMHNSLEKVKGLVRLIQGINFCPSPEASPPALQTSMTNGGADCASADHTDDTSPEEHKNMTNNSSDDLNNNADGATEEEEKKEEVKEIDNLNSSSLGKTFEPPQTIAPALVDIAEGVK, from the exons AAGAAGGTGGTGGAGCAGCTGAGGAAAGAGCTGCTGGTGAAACAGGATCATCCGGAGGTCCAGGCCCATCAGCAGCCCCAGCACCCAGTGCAGCCTGATGGGAAGGCCTCTGCCCTGCCTAACCTCCACACCCCACCCTCCCTGCCCTCGCCTGACAAACTGAGCACGCCACAG AACACGATGACGATCACCCCGGTCATCGCCACTAAGACTCTACCTCTGGTACTGAAAGCTGCCACCGCTACCATGCCTGCTTCCGCCGTGACGCCGCGACCCTCCGTCGCCAAGGTCACAGCCATCAGCAACACGCCCAAGGCCAGCATAGGTCACCCTGACTCACTGAGTGCACCTATCAACCTTCAGACATCCAGCAAGTTGACCCATCAGGGAATGGAGCCGGTTCGGATAGTCTCCAAGAACACTATTGTT GTGCAGGCCACTGCCCAGCCTATCAAAGTTCCTCAGTTTATCCCTCCGCCTAGACTGACGCCTCGACCTACCTTTCTAACGCAG GTCCGACCTAAACCAGCCACGCCTACGCCCACTTCCACGGTACCCATTGCCCCTGCGCCCCCTCCTCCCATGCTGGCTGCCCCTCAACTCCTCCAGCGGCCTGTCATGTTGACCACCAAGCTGACCTCCACCTCACTGGCCTCCACCACCGGGCCCATCCACCAGGTACGCATTGTAAACGGCCAGCCCTGCGCCAGCATCACCAAGACCCTGCCATCTGCCCAGCTGACTGGCATCGTCATCACCTCGCCAGCCACCATTATGGCCACCCTGGCAACTCATCAGACCCTTCAGATCAGAAGCCTCAGCCCTGACACCAAG ACTGTTAAAGCTCGGGGTGTTACAGAGCCGAAGACATCGGTCAGTGCGCCCTCCTCCCCTTCACACACCGCTAGAAGCACCCCTCCACCCCTGCTGAGGAACAAGAGAGAGGACAACCCCCAG AAACGTGCTTTCATGGTGTCCTTGGGACTGGTTACATATGACCATCTGGAAG AGATCCAGAGTCGGAGGCAGGAGCGCAAGAGGAGAACAACAGCAAACCCAGTATACAGTGGAGCAGTGTTTGAGCCTGAG CGTAAGAAGAACGGCGTCAcatacctgaacactcctctacACCAAGGCACCAGGAAGAGAG GTCGCCCACCCAAATACAGCAGTGTTCCTGAGCTGGGTCTTCACACCCCAACATCCCCCACCAGCAGTCATTCCGCCTCCCCGGCCCACCACCGGCCAGAGAGGGGGGGCTCTCACTTCCCCGTCCACCCCCACACCCTCCCTCTGCCTAGACCCAGCTCCGGGGAT GGAGACATCCATGAGGACTTCTGCACTGTGTGCAGGCGCAGTGGTCAGTTGCTCATGTGTGACACATGTGCACGTGTTTACCATCTGGACTGCCTCGCTCCACCCTTGAAAACCATTCCCAGGGGCATGTGGATCTGCCCCAAATGTCACGACCAG ATTTTGATGAAAGATGAGGCAATCCCATGGCCTGGAACCCTCGCTATTGTTCATTCCTACATTGCATATAAAGCAG CTAAAGAGGAGGAGAAGCAGAAACTGGTGAAGTGGAGCTTGGAACTGAAGCAGGACAGAGAACAGCTAGAACAAAGGGTCAAACAGCTGAGCCAATCCATAACG AAATGCATGGAGAACAAGAACACTATCCTGGCCCGTCAGAGGGACATGCACAACTCCCTGGAGAAGGTCAAGGGCCTGGTGCGTCTCATTCAGGGCATCAACTTCTGCCCATCCCCTGAGGCCTCACCGCCAGCGCTCCAGACCAGCATGACAAATGGAGGAGCAGACTGTGCCAGTGCTGACCACACGGACGACACAAGTCCTGAGGAGCACAAGAACATGACTAACAATAGCAGCGACGACCTGAACAACAACGCGGACGGGGCGAccgaggaggaagagaagaaagaggaAGTTAAAGAGATTGACAACCTCAACAGCAGCAGCCTTGGCAAAACCTTTGAGCCTCCCCAGACTATAGCACCGGCCCTTGTGGATATAGCAGAGGGGGTCAAATAA
- the LOC120025029 gene encoding putative nuclease HARBI1, with protein MAIQIAILDCDLLLHGRGHKTLDRFDIETVSDEFLLTTFGFPRDFIYYLVELLRDTLSRRTQRSRAISPEVQILAALGFYTSGSFQTRMGDAIGISQASMSRCVTNVTKALVEKAPKCIGFMRDEATKQQSKEEFFRVAGIPNVMGVVDCAHIAIKAPNADDSSYVNKKGFHSINCQLVCDARGLLLSAETNWPGSLQDNCIFKQSSVYKELEEQENHEGWLLGDCHYPLKKWLMTPVQYPETSADFRYNLAHTATHEIVDRTFRAIQTRFRCLDGSKGYLQYSPEKCSHIILACCVLHNVSLQSGLDAWTFERTDIPDQSDDGSRKPETVDSEAVRIRQELILSHFS; from the exons ATGGCTATACAAATAGCCATTCTGGATTGTGACCTGCTGCTCCATGGCCGTGGACATAAAACTCTCGACAGGTTTGATATAGAGACTGTTTCAGATGAGTTCCTATTAACAACATTTGGATTCCCTCGAGATTTCATCTATTACCTGGTGGAACTACTGCGTGACACTTTATCACGACGTACGCAACGGTCTCGAGCAATAAGCCCAGAAGTTCAGATTCTAGCTGCTTTAGGATTCTATACCTCAGGATCCTTCCAGACGAGGATGGGAGATGCCATTGGCATTAGCCAGGCTTCCATGAGTCGCTGTGTGACAAATGTAACCAAGGCACTGGTTGAGAAAGCGCCAAAGTGCATAGGATTCATGAGAGATGAAGCCACAAAACAGCAGTCCAAAGAGGAGTTTTTCAGGGTAGCGGGAATACCTAACGTCATGGGGGTTGTAGACTGTGCCCATATAGCCATTAAGGCACCCAATGCAGATGATTCTTCATATGTCAATAAGAAAGGCTTCCATTCAATAAACTGTCAACTTGTGTGTGATGCCAGGGGACTTTTGCTCAGTGCAGAGACTAACTGGCCTGGCAGCTTACAGGATAACTGCATATTTAAACAGTCTTCAGTGTACAAGGAATTGGAAGAGCAGGAAAATCACGAAGGCTGGTTATTAG GAGACTGCCACTATCCTTTAAAGAAATGGCTGATGACACCTGTCCAGTACCCAGAAACTTCAGCAGACTTTCGATACAACCTGGCTCACACTGCCACTCATGAGATTGTGGACCGCACGTTCAGGGCCATTCAAACCCGTTTCCGTTGCCTGGATGGGTCCAAAGGCTACCTTCAGTACTCACCTGAGAAGTGCTCTCACATCATTCTGGCCTGCTGCGTCTTGCACAACGTGTCATTGCAATCAGGCTTGGATGCCTGGACGTTTGAGAGGACTGATATACCAGACCAGTCAGACGACGGCAGTCGAAAGCCAGAAACTGTGGACTCGGAGGCAGTCCGAATCCGCCAGGAGCTCATTCTTAGTCACTTCAGCTAG
- the LOC120025079 gene encoding LOW QUALITY PROTEIN: ras-related and estrogen-regulated growth inhibitor-like (The sequence of the model RefSeq protein was modified relative to this genomic sequence to represent the inferred CDS: inserted 2 bases in 1 codon; substituted 1 base at 1 genomic stop codon), producing the protein MFQESVGSAAPSLESSIKWADGFLIMYSITDRSSFESVSHLKRMSIDHVKQTLGIPTVIAVNKCDMENGRVVRAGEGKALASDLRCSFFELSVAECSVAVEVAVEKLVXEVSXEYQRHLLAMDKQSRMLQMRHALSLKLPRSKTMQW; encoded by the exons ATGTTCCAG gagtCTGTGGGTTCTGCAGCACCTTCTCTTGAGAGTTCCATTAAATGGGCCGATGGTTTCCTTATTATGTATTCCATCACAGACCGGAGCAGCTTTGAGTCTGTCTCACACTTAAAGAGGATGAGTATTGATCATGTCAAGCAGACCCTGG GCATACCTACTGTAATAGCTGTGAATAAATGTGACATGGAGAATGGAAGGGTGGTGCGGGCAGGAGAAGGAAAGGCCCTTGCCAGTGATCTGAG GTGCAGCTTCTTTGAGTTGTCTGTGGCGGAATGTTCTGTGGCTGTGGAGGTAGCGGTTGAGAAGTTGGTATGAGAGGTGTC GGAATACCAGCGCCACCTACTGGCCATGGACAAACAGTCACGCATGCTCCAGATGAGGCACGCACTGAGCCTCAAGCTCCCCCGCAGCAAGACCATGCAATGGTGA
- the LOC120025262 gene encoding autophagy-related protein 13-like isoform X3, giving the protein MMDSDLSPQDKKDLDKFIKFFALKTVQVIVQARLGEKVCTRSLSSPTGSDWFNLAIKDIPEVTHESKKALAGQLPGIGRSMCVEISLKTSEGDSMELETWCLEMNEKCDKDIKVSYTVYNRMSLLLKSLLAITRVTPAYKLSRKQGHDYVILYRIYFGEVQLTGLGEGFQTVRVGVVGTPIGTITLSCAYRTNLAFMSTRQFERTAPIMGIIIDHFVERPFGNMGHMHPCNYRAPGEDEGAYNGVEDSQEVCTTSFSTSPPSQMGVPGKEGGVPQKVPVQPCHGAQAEHRRVSSCPPSDHVPATPSSSGEDAETSSRSVEVKSGSPCGVLETTFTRKVGAFVNKPGTQVTTASLDLPFAAFAPRAYDLEENDPMVQPPGSSATSSPLQGSLHSQGSGESGGPAQDDFVMVDFKPAFSKDDLLPMDLGTFYREFQNPPQLTSLTIDVSSQSMAEDLDSLPEKLAVYEKNIDEFDAFVDTLQ; this is encoded by the exons ATGATGGACAGTGATCTAAGTCCTCAGGATAAAAAAGACTTGGACAAGTTCATAAAGTTTTTCGCTTTGAAG ACAGTACAGGTGATAGTCCAAGCTCGACTTGGGGAAAAAGTATGCACACGCTCCTTGTCTTCACCTACTGGCTCTGATTGG TTCAACCTGGCAATTAAAGATATCCCAGAAGTTACACATGAGTCAAAGAAAGCTCTGGCCGGGCAGCTTCCTGGCATCGGACGGTCCATGTGTGTTGAGATCTCCCTCAAAACCTCAGAG GGAGACTCGATGGAATTGGAGACATGGTGTCTCGAAATGAACGAGAA GTGTGACAAAGATATTAAGGTGTCCTACACTGTCTATAACCGCATGTCATTACTGCTCAAGTCACTACTGGCTATCACAAGGGTAACCCCAGCCTACAAACTCTCACGAAAGCAAGGGCATGACTATGTCATACTGTACAG GATATATTTTGGAGAGGTTCAACTTACAGGATTGGGAGAAG GGTTCCAGACAGTGCGTGTAGGAGTTGTGGGAACTCCTATTGGAACCATCACCTTATCTTGTGCTTACAGGACAAACCTGGCCTTCATGTCCACCAG GCAGTTTGAGAGGACGGCTCCGATTATGGGCATAATCATTGACCACTTCGTTGAGCGCCCCTTTGGCAACATGGGACACATGCATCCATGTAACTACAG AGCACCCGGGGAAGATGAAGGAGCATACAATGGGGTGGAGGATTCTCAGGAAGTGTGCACCACGTCCTTCTCCACTTCTCCACCCTCACAA ATGGGAGTTCCAGGGAAGGAGGGGGGCGTACCCCAGAAGGTGCCTGTGCAGCCTTGTCATGGAGCCCAGGCAGAGCATCGACGAGTGTCCTCATGCCCCCCTTCTGATCATGTTCCCGCCACGCCCTCCAGCAG TGGTGAGGACGCAGAGACCTCGTCGAGGAGCGTTGAGGTGAAGAGTGGCTCTCCCTGTGGTGTACTGGAGACCACCTTCACCAGGAAAGTGGGTGCCTTTGTCAACAAGCCAGGCACACAG GTAACCACAGCAAGCCTGGACTTACCATTTGCAGCGTTTGCTCCCAGAGCCTATGACCTCGAGGAAAATGACCCTATG GTTCAGCCGCCGGGGTCCTCAGCCACGTCCTCTCCCCTGCAGGGCAGTTTGCACTCCCAAGGCTCTGGTGAGAGTGGAGGCCCGGCACAGGACGACTTTGTTATGGTGGACTTT AAGCCTGCGTTCTCCAAGGATGACCTCCTTCCCATGGACCTTGGCACATTCTACAGAGAGTTCCAGAACCCCCCACAGCTCACCAGCCTCACTATTGATGTCAGTTCTCAGTCCATGGCAGAGGACCTG GACTCTCTTCCTGAAAAACTGGCAGTATACGAGAAGAACATTGATGAATTTGATGCATTTGTGGACACATTGCAGTAG
- the LOC120025262 gene encoding autophagy-related protein 13-like isoform X2: MMDSDLSPQDKKDLDKFIKFFALKTVQVIVQARLGEKVCTRSLSSPTGSDWFNLAIKDIPEVTHESKKALAGQLPGIGRSMCVEISLKTSEGDSMELETWCLEMNEKCDKDIKVSYTVYNRMSLLLKSLLAITRVTPAYKLSRKQGHDYVILYRIYFGEVQLTGLGEGFQTVRVGVVGTPIGTITLSCAYRTNLAFMSTRQFERTAPIMGIIIDHFVERPFGNMGHMHPCNYRAPGEDEGAYNGVEDSQEVCTTSFSTSPPSQSPVLVGAADFCHPSTLNAANPHQMGVPGKEGGVPQKVPVQPCHGAQAEHRRVSSCPPSDHVPATPSSSGEDAETSSRSVEVKSGSPCGVLETTFTRKVGAFVNKPGTQVTTASLDLPFAAFAPRAYDLEENDPMVQPPGSSATSSPLQGSLHSQGSGESGGPAQDDFVMVDFKPAFSKDDLLPMDLGTFYREFQNPPQLTSLTIDVSSQSMAEDLDSLPEKLAVYEKNIDEFDAFVDTLQ; the protein is encoded by the exons ATGATGGACAGTGATCTAAGTCCTCAGGATAAAAAAGACTTGGACAAGTTCATAAAGTTTTTCGCTTTGAAG ACAGTACAGGTGATAGTCCAAGCTCGACTTGGGGAAAAAGTATGCACACGCTCCTTGTCTTCACCTACTGGCTCTGATTGG TTCAACCTGGCAATTAAAGATATCCCAGAAGTTACACATGAGTCAAAGAAAGCTCTGGCCGGGCAGCTTCCTGGCATCGGACGGTCCATGTGTGTTGAGATCTCCCTCAAAACCTCAGAG GGAGACTCGATGGAATTGGAGACATGGTGTCTCGAAATGAACGAGAA GTGTGACAAAGATATTAAGGTGTCCTACACTGTCTATAACCGCATGTCATTACTGCTCAAGTCACTACTGGCTATCACAAGGGTAACCCCAGCCTACAAACTCTCACGAAAGCAAGGGCATGACTATGTCATACTGTACAG GATATATTTTGGAGAGGTTCAACTTACAGGATTGGGAGAAG GGTTCCAGACAGTGCGTGTAGGAGTTGTGGGAACTCCTATTGGAACCATCACCTTATCTTGTGCTTACAGGACAAACCTGGCCTTCATGTCCACCAG GCAGTTTGAGAGGACGGCTCCGATTATGGGCATAATCATTGACCACTTCGTTGAGCGCCCCTTTGGCAACATGGGACACATGCATCCATGTAACTACAG AGCACCCGGGGAAGATGAAGGAGCATACAATGGGGTGGAGGATTCTCAGGAAGTGTGCACCACGTCCTTCTCCACTTCTCCACCCTCACAA TCTCCTGTGCTTGTTGGAGCTGCTGACTTCTGCCACCCCTCCACCTTAAACGCTGCCAACCCACACCAG ATGGGAGTTCCAGGGAAGGAGGGGGGCGTACCCCAGAAGGTGCCTGTGCAGCCTTGTCATGGAGCCCAGGCAGAGCATCGACGAGTGTCCTCATGCCCCCCTTCTGATCATGTTCCCGCCACGCCCTCCAGCAG TGGTGAGGACGCAGAGACCTCGTCGAGGAGCGTTGAGGTGAAGAGTGGCTCTCCCTGTGGTGTACTGGAGACCACCTTCACCAGGAAAGTGGGTGCCTTTGTCAACAAGCCAGGCACACAG GTAACCACAGCAAGCCTGGACTTACCATTTGCAGCGTTTGCTCCCAGAGCCTATGACCTCGAGGAAAATGACCCTATG GTTCAGCCGCCGGGGTCCTCAGCCACGTCCTCTCCCCTGCAGGGCAGTTTGCACTCCCAAGGCTCTGGTGAGAGTGGAGGCCCGGCACAGGACGACTTTGTTATGGTGGACTTT AAGCCTGCGTTCTCCAAGGATGACCTCCTTCCCATGGACCTTGGCACATTCTACAGAGAGTTCCAGAACCCCCCACAGCTCACCAGCCTCACTATTGATGTCAGTTCTCAGTCCATGGCAGAGGACCTG GACTCTCTTCCTGAAAAACTGGCAGTATACGAGAAGAACATTGATGAATTTGATGCATTTGTGGACACATTGCAGTAG